AGATACGTAATTGCGAGTTTCTCGAAGAAGTATTACTTTTGCGAAAATTGAAAACAGAGGCCTCAAATTGGAAAAAGGTGAAAACTCAGGTACTGATTTTTCAATTAACCCaaagtttttaataaagaaCTTATACAGTTTGAGGAACCCTTACTCTTGGACAAGATGTTAAAGGAAAACCCAGAAACCCATCTAGAAAAGCTTTGTATTGGAATCTAGAAAGTAACGATCCAGTTGATCAAGATACAAAATGGGATTATATCTAGACGATTTTGAACTTTTcgatatatatatgttgttttgtTATTGTAAGTGGTTATTCTATTTTAGGTGATGAAGAACTTGCCATTCTTAACTCTTTGTTTCAAGAACTCCTATATAACTTAAGAGAAAAAATGAGGACTTACCAGCCCCTAAAATAGTTAATATCTGGCTATGTTAATGTGGTTAAGAGCTAACCCATTTATTTACTGTAACAGAGACTTTACAAAGAACGCAGGCAATATTGCAGCAACTGAAAGATCAAATAAACAAAGGAATTCCAATAATAGGAGCTGGTGCAGGAATAGGAATTTCTGCTAAGTTTGAGGAAGCTGGTGGTGTTGATCTCATAGTGATTTATAATTCAGGCCGCTTTCGCATGGCTGGAAGGGGTTCCTTAGCTGGCTTGTTGCCTTTTGCAGATGCAAATGCTGTGGTACTTGACATGGCCAATGAAGTTTTACCGGTAAGTTTGAACTGCACACTCGTCATGAAAGTTACCTAGAAAGGAGACTGACAAATTGAGGTATTTCATTGATTGGGATGCAAAGTGAAAAACATGCGGTAGTTTGTGGCTGGAAAGTGTAATTTTCCCATATATTATGGTATTATTCTTATTGAGTAACATCAGATATTTTGTGGAATGATGAATTTAACATGAAATGAACATGGAATGACCTGATCGTTATGTTACTCAAATTCACTCCACTAATGCACATTTCTTACTGGTTTAGAGCTTATGAACATGCTGTAGGTGGTGAAGAAGGTACCAGTTCTTGCTGGAGTATGTGCTACAGATCCTTTTCGCCAAATGGATTACTTCCTAAAGCAGGTGGAGTCAATTGGATTCTCTGGGGTGCAAAATTTTCCAACTGTTGGGCTCTATGATGGTAACTTCAGACAAAATCTTGAAGAAACTGGAATGGGATATGGGTATGCCTTCATAGAAACCATTACCCTCTCATAttccattttaaattattatttatgcctcttgtaaaaaaatttcaataatcaGATTAGAAGTGGAGATGATTGGAAAAGCACACAAACTGGGTCTCTTGACAACCCCTTATGCTTTCAATCGAGATGAAGCTATGGAGATGGCAAAAGCTGGGGCTGATATCATAGTGGCCCATATGGGGCTCACTACATCAGGATCTATAGGCGCAAAAACAGCTGTATCATTGGAGGAAAGTGTAGTCTGTGTTCAGGCTATAGCTGATGTCGCACATAGAATCAATCCCAATGTTATTGTTCTCTGTCATGGAGGTAATCATGTAGAAAAGTTTTGTTAGTCTGGAAATTTTGCAGTTAACTTTATTATATGCTGGCATGGAATATTTTTACCAGATTtggatttctctctctctctctctctctcccttttttgcacgctagcataaaACAAATCTTCTGTATTCTTGTTGAAGCAAATCACTGTTATTTCGGCTGTTGACTTTAATTTGGAGCTGCATATTTGTAGATTTAAAGTGGTTGGgattttaattacataatccCGCCCTTGCTTTCTTCCTTGTTTTGCCTTGTGCCCAGGCTAACATTCTCATTTCAGCTATTACTCTTGTTTCGACAATAAGGTTACTAAACTGTCAACTCTCTTATCATTCTTGCATTCTTTCTTTTGCCTTGAGTTTTTGCCAGTTTTCTCGATAACAATTTATGTATTCATATATTTGACATGCTCCTGGTTCCCTAATCAATATAACCTGGAAACCGTTATCTGGACGTTTTGTAGGTCCTATATCTGGTCCTAGTGAGGCTGAATTCATACTGAAGAGAACCAAAGGAGTCCATGGATTTTATGGTGCATCAAGCATGGAGAGACTACCGGTTGAACAAGCTATAACAAGCACAGTCCATCTATACAAATCGATTTCCATTGACTAAAGCTTGGTATGTGTTCTTGGTCATGTTCTATGCGTTATATTCACCTTCTATCTATTGTATTTTCTTGCAACCTGAAAATGTGAAGAAACATGGATATAAGGTTTGATACCAGATGCGCTAGCACCTTGAAATTCGTGAACATGCACtgatggtaaaacatgcatgtttgGTTCTGCAGCTGCTTCACGGATCGGGTTCAGATAAATCAGACTCCTCTATGCTCTGAGATTGATGCTAGTGATCCTGgaactttctttatttttcccttttgtccATTTTCCCGTCCTAAGAACAGATAGCTAGCTTGTTGGAATTAGAGGTCTAAGAATTCGGTCTGGACCAACTGGTTTCGGTCAGTCGGTCTTGGTTCAAGAAAGTAGGAAAATTTAGTTTTTCAGTCTAGTCTCGGGGTGGGGTTTGGGTTTTATCACCCCAGACCGACCgaattaactatataaatttttaaataatattttatatcatattttataagtttttaagtagttataaaaattgaaagcaagtaattatgtaattttcttgtaacctaattatttatgcttaGATTATATAAAACATTGAAGGTTAAGAATTTTAAGATAGggtattaactattaattattgataataCACATACTattaacattgttaatttattatacttaattaaattactaaattagttaagtatatgggggggggggggggggggggggggggggggggggggggggaagaccTGGACCAAAATACCCCGATAAGACCGACTGGATGGAACCAGACCAGTCCAGTTCAGTCCAGTCCAAAGGCCTAAATGGTTCGGTCCAGTCTAGTGTTTTGCTGTGCCAAAAGAATCAGTCTGGCCCAAAATTCTCCTCTAAGACTGACCAGACTGGATTGGTTGGGGGGGGGACCAAAATACCCCGATAAGACCGACCGGATGGAACCAGATCAGTCCAGTCCAGTCCAGTCCAAAGGCCTAAATGGTTCGGTCCAGTCTAGTGTTTTGCTGTGCCAAAAGAATCAGTCTGGCCCAAAATTCTCCTCTAAGACTGACCGGACTGGATTGATTGCATCCCTATTTGGAATCTCTGTAGTTACAAATACAATCGTATCCCAGGAATATGTGTGATTTcctatttttgtattttcggATGTGGTTGGTTATCACTCTGTTAGCTCTTAGGTTCTTTCGGATTTTTGGGGTCAGCTGCTTTGGTTGTACTGTTCTTGTGGAAGTTGAGGATTCCACTGCTTTTGGACCTTTCTGAATGTATTGTTGATGCACTGATCTTGAGGACTGGTATTGAGGATTTATGCTGATCAACTCTACTTGGTTTGGTGTATGTTTCAGCTAGGTTCGGTGCATAGTTGCATTGGCTGCTTTAGGTGGTACTGTTCACGAGGAACTTGAGGATTCCACTGCTTTTGTTGATGCCACTGCTCTCGAGGACTGGTTTTGCTGCCTTGCCTTGAGGTCGAGTAGGCTTGTCTTGTTTCTGTGCCGTATTTGCTTTACTGATTTGTATACAGTTGAGTTCCTTTGGAGTATAATACACCTCAAATATACGTGACTGATCTCTTGTATGTCCTTATGTAAGGGATCCCTATGAGACTTTGTAtgacttttaaaatatatttcactcACTTAACCTCTCCctactcaaaaagaaaaggttgcAAAATCCAAACTTACTGttcgtgtattttattttattttatatttttttagtagttaAAGGAAGTAACTATCAgtgaaataatatattttttatttttaaaaaatatttaaagatgtttaaaaaatatttaaaagaaaaaaaaaaaagtgcaattgCACTAATAGTAAGTTTGAGGAGGGCAAACTCATGGGGCTCACGAGTAAGTTGAGTTAAATTCAGAATGCCTCTGAAGTTGGAATCACTCATGCACAGTTTTCCCATGTTGTGCAGTTCATCTGAGAAACAGATCAATTCATAAGTGGGAAGCATTACAATCACACACTTCATCATCCAGAAAATTTCAGGTTGTACACATTTCTGAGCACAGCCCTTCGCGTCTTTCAACCATTCCGGTTGCTTTTTACACCGTAAGATATAAAGAAGACTGAATTCATACATACTTACTAATTCCCACTTTTCAAGGGTTCCAGAGTTATGGGACATCCACTTCTAAGCCTAGGAATATGTGCCTTCTTTTCTAGGCAAGTATCTGGATCATCAACTTTCCACCTACACAAAAAAATGtggtaataattatatgataatgTCAACAGAAGTGAATGCATATTGAAATCTTGCAGGTAAGTAACAGATAACCCACGTATATCCACTAGTCAGTCGgtgtaaaaatatcaacatTGTCACTTTTGCCATATTCATTCCTAAGCATGTCCTTGGTCCTGATCCAAAAGGTATATAACTGTATGGCTTTTGCATTTCCTGGATGGTATAAACAAGGGTTTGTTATATCATTACTGTAGTTTAtacaccaaaaagaaaaaaaattagggaaAAATCATGAGCTGGGTTTAGAGCTGATTACATCAAATCTTGCAGGATTGAAATGCATTGGGTGCTTGAACAAATCCGGGTCATAGTGTATACAAGTTGCGTCAATGTTTGCATGCCATCCTTTCTTTATCTCAATACCTGAAATGGCATTTTCATTGAGAAGAAAAGTACCGACTTAAGGCCTTAGGCATTCTCAATAccggcctcgtttgtttttacaatttctctcaactcatttaattattacaatttttttaaatttttacacaataaaataaataattcaacttttttcaattccaaaacaaaaataatgttaaaaaatatattctaacaatattttttttcaacttttaactttaatatcatctcatctcatcttagtATGATTAGCAAAAGGAGAAACTTACCTTCTATTGTGCAGTCATTAAGTGCAATACGAGGAAACCACAACAAGACATTTGACATTCTTAATGTTTCTTTGACAACCTGGAAAATGCATGAGGTGTATATCAGGCCATTGATCTACGCATTATACATATGTAAGTATCACTTTTGCAATCATATTCAGATTGAAAGATCAAAACATTGCATTTATACCTGCATGTTCTCTGCATAATCAAAATGGAAACAGCCCAGCGGGCatgatttttcatttatatagaacagttttaattaaaatattaaccTTCGAACCATAGGACATGCTGTTCAGATCTTCAAGAGTGAGTAAGGCTCCTTCAGGCTTATTTCTTGATATTGACAATTGTTCTTCCTGAAAGTTCACAAGAACATTCATTAGTCATATTCCTAAGTGAATATTCATTCAAGAAAGAATGTGATATCAAGGGCATGTCTGCAAGTATTGCCTTTCCTATCTGGCATGGCATCCCTTTCCATTGTGATAACATCCATTTAATATCAGAATTATGTGGCAGAATATATTATAGGAAAATACTCTAGctacaaagtgattacacaaaagtaatttcacaaactgatatgatttgatgtgattcatcagattgtaaagttacttttattataaaatagatctaacggatcataTGAAGTCACGTTAGTTTGTAGAATTGTTTTTATGTAATTACTTTGTGGATGTGTGTTTACTCAATCCTTAAAATGATTTCAGCATCCCTTTCCAACACCTTTTGAGTGGTGTTAACAAGTACTTTTAGGAATCGAAGTTCAGAGAGCCGGTTTAACTGGAAAGCTGAAGAACTTTACAGCCTAAAGCACACATGTGAGAGAGTACTTTAAAGCAAACCCGGAAAGTACTCTAGGTTCTGCAGCACATGTTAATGCAGAAAACACCAACCCTGAGCCTGTCCTGGGCTTCTCTGTTATCATCCAGAAACTTGACACTCCACATCAGTGCTGCTGCAGTAGTGGTCTGCCCTGCAACTATCAATGTCAAAAGGTTATCCATAATCTCTGTATCGCTGAGCTTTTCATTAGGAGGGTATGAGTCTCTCTGTAACATGGACTGCAGGAAGTCTTCATGAGATTCCCTTCCACTCCTCCGTCTCATAATCATCTCTCCAAAGGTTTTCATCAGCCTTTTACGTGCCTGCTTTAATGATTTCTGTTAGtgtaacaaattatatatgaagGTGTCCTGAAAATTGAGATCTATATAAGTTGGTTCTTTGGGAGactttgttatgttttttttttttttttttttttttcagtcttaCCTTGATACCTTTGTAGTATCTGGTGCCAGGAATCATGAAGGGAAATGACAACATGGCATTGGATACAGAGGTGCAGTCTCTTTCAATATCTCGTAGCAAAGACAACTCTGTGATGCTCATCAGCATGTTACACATTGCATCAAATGTTAACTGTGCATCAGacaacattttcaaaagaccattaatatatatattttctaatccAAGATGTCCGGTTTAAGGTTGTACTCACAGTTTTAAGTGAAAGAATGGAGTTCTAATTACCCTCATACTGAAGTCAAGCACCACAAAGCTTTTCCGAGCAGCTAACTTATCCAGCCTTTCACACAGCATTTTGTCAAATTTCTTGACAAACATGGACAAAGAATTCATAGAGAAAGGATCGGCCAGAAGACGCCTAATTCTCTTGTGGCTCTCATGCGGCACACAAAGCAAGCTCTTTTCTCCAACCGCATCTGCCATTGATTTCACATACCCCTTGTTGAACTGCACAAAATCATTAGAAAATATCGTTTTTGCACCCACAGTAGTTGGGACAAACACGTGGATCTTGCCAAATAACCTTGTCTTGAACCATTTCCCATACCTACATTCACAACGAGTTTTCGATTCTTTCAAGGAtgtaaaataaactaataaaaaggCCACTAAATGAGCCATCCTAAACTTCATAGGCAactaataaaaaacataaaaaataaaaaacttccatTCTCACTCAGAAGTCATGTGAAACTTAAACATATCAAATCTTACCAAAATAAGGTCAAAAGGCTGATTTTAGGCTGTGCCCAAGTTTCAAACGTATTAGAAACAGATATAAATGCAAACAAACATTCTTTTTATGTTGATGTTGTTCAAGGCATgacaataaaaattgaatattattgatatataaaacGTTAATGTAGAAAATCACTGACCACTGTCTTCGGAGACGAACAAAATCATAGCATCCTCTTGTACTGTTAGTAgctgaaagaaaagaaaaggtttcACCCAGAAAAGGCAACCCCAATCGGCCAGGGATGCCACCTTTCTCAGCTATCACGACTcttcttttcaaacttttggagACAAACAAAGTTATTCCTATAGAAAACACTGCAACGATGATAATATCATAATAGTTCCATGCTTGGAGAAGTAGCTCTTCCTTTGACAGATTCAGCATCATTACCAAGTTTCTGAAATATGGTTGATGATCATGTCATCATGTGTGTCtgtgtgtttttctatatactGAGAATACCTATGTGTGTATGTCATGTgtgcccatatatatatatatataataagatagAAAACAACGTCTGAATGAGACATGAACAGGATGCTTTATGTACAACGTTATGAAAATTATAAGGAGCATCTTAGGCAGGGAAGATGCTCAGACACAGGTTTAGCAAGATCCAAGTTGCTGAAAGACAACTTAATACGAGAAATATTAAAGTACAACAACTCTCacgtcatatatataaataattaatgatcTGAGCTGATCatgtttcagtttttttattttattttaatttattttagtgttttcttcttGTGCTAACTTGTCAATTCAGATTGAGACTCATAGGTAAAGCCAGGTACTTTGGTGACGTCGAAATGCCATTGCCGGCTCTTGAGTTTGTCTGAAACCTCCACTACATAAGTCTAAATTGTTCCTGCAGTgccattttgtttttcaatttcaactgtcattcatatatatatatatatatatataattgtcgaaagatttttatagtttaatttataattttgggttgaataaaaaaaaaagttgattatTGTTGTTTGGCTTCATGTAGTTTTAATTTGGTCAAATCGATCGTTCTGTCGCAATTCAGAATTGCTATGAGTTAATAAAGAGTTAAAAACAACTgataagatataaattaaataataaaatttatttacttttattaaattaaatagtaattttatataatatcagATTTTGAATAAAAGTGTTAATAATGTAATACGAACTAATCATTTGATGATCTATCTCTTCTCATCAacttaaatttttgagacaattagtaatttcacaattaatgccaaaaaaattttaataaaaattaatctttgtgtTTACATGACTTCATTTGACTGATCAAAGTGTCAAGAGTAAaaacgttaaaaaaaataaaaaataaaatggcataaaaaatttaaaaaatcattctaAAAAGCCAACAAAAGttttagaaagaagaaaacgtgcaaacaagaaataaaagtcttaaattttttttttaaaaaaagttaaaattaacttaaattcgaaacataaaaaaaccaacaatttttcttttttttttttcttaaaaaaaaagggtaaaaaaaaaaaaaaaagtgcaaaacCTGGAGGGCCAACTAGCTAGGGGTGGGTATTGAGGCGGCCACCACTATGGTGGCATATTGCAGGCCACTATTAGGTGGTCCAAATGTCTCACAGAGGTGGTCCATCAGAACACCATATATGCATCTTCAATGGCTCCGACAAGGAGCATTTTTTGGAGGTAggctttgtattttatttttatttattttttgtttaaattttttacactttgttttcttattttaagtttttattttttatttttatgctttatgtgccttttttaactttttttttttaattaagttatagAAAAGTAACATGATACCGATCGATGATTGATCAAACTTAAAGTCATTATATAGATCGAATATTCAATTAAAAAGCACATGAATGAGCAACTTAACTTTAAGACAAACCATATCTATCGACCAATTTTGTattaaatcatatttatttttccatgtcgcgtgttttattttatgtgttcaTAAACAAATTAAGATACATGATGATAAGATGATACAAGCTATCCGAGGAGGATGGAGCAAGCTAAATGGACTACATGgagcacaaaatataataaacaattcaatttttttaaatctcaagaaaataataatattaaaaaattatattctaataatattttattcgattttcaactttcatctcaattcatcttatctcaactcaactttaaaattttataatatatgaatgCAGTCCAATCAATAAGATTGTTCGATAAGAGATTTACCCTTGAATGAATCTTATTATAAGGCTTATATagtttcatcacatctcatctcaacatccacataccattca
This genomic interval from Juglans microcarpa x Juglans regia isolate MS1-56 chromosome 4D, Jm3101_v1.0, whole genome shotgun sequence contains the following:
- the LOC121259763 gene encoding abscisic acid 8'-hydroxylase 3-like, coding for MMLNLSKEELLLQAWNYYDIIIVAVFSIGITLFVSKSLKRRVVIAEKGGIPGRLGLPFLGETFSFLSATNSTRGCYDFVRLRRQWYGKWFKTRLFGKIHVFVPTTVGAKTIFSNDFVQFNKGYVKSMADAVGEKSLLCVPHESHKRIRRLLADPFSMNSLSMFVKKFDKMLCERLDKLAARKSFVVLDFSMRLTFDAMCNMLMSITELSLLRDIERDCTSVSNAMLSFPFMIPGTRYYKGIKARKRLMKTFGEMIMRRRSGRESHEDFLQSMLQRDSYPPNEKLSDTEIMDNLLTLIVAGQTTTAAALMWSVKFLDDNREAQDRLREEQLSISRNKPEGALLTLEDLNSMSYGSKVVKETLRMSNVLLWFPRIALNDCTIEGIEIKKGWHANIDATCIHYDPDLFKHPMHFNPARFDEMQKPYSYIPFGSGPRTCLGMNMAKVTMLIFLHRLTSGYTWKVDDPDTCLEKKAHIPRLRSGCPITLEPLKSGN